Proteins from a genomic interval of Staphylococcus debuckii:
- a CDS encoding polyprenyl synthetase family protein codes for MEKLNINKEIKKIEKELKNTIKSGNPILEEASLHLLSSGGKRVRPSFVVLSSEYGPYPRNEETYKIAVSLELIHMATLVHDDVIDRSDKRRGRYTISKKWDQETAILTGNYLLALALNHISSIQDKRIHMILSNAIIDVCRGELFQFQDQFNSKQTITNYLRRINRKTALLIQLATELGALSADADLQTANKLKRIGHYIGMSFQIVDDVLDFTSTEKQLGKPVGSDLMNGHLTLPVLLERRKNPQFKALIDSLGPNSPNEDFEYCVRYIRSSESIEQSKAISKHYLNKALDLLGDLETSPASTWFKKLIKRMESRNT; via the coding sequence GTGGAGAAGTTGAACATTAATAAAGAAATTAAGAAAATTGAAAAAGAATTAAAAAACACAATAAAAAGTGGAAATCCTATCTTAGAAGAAGCCTCTTTACACTTGCTCTCTTCAGGCGGCAAAAGGGTCCGTCCTTCTTTTGTGGTCTTGAGCAGTGAATATGGACCATATCCACGTAATGAAGAAACGTATAAAATTGCTGTTTCTTTAGAGCTAATTCATATGGCAACTTTAGTTCACGATGATGTCATTGATCGCAGTGATAAAAGAAGAGGGCGCTATACTATCAGCAAGAAATGGGACCAAGAGACTGCTATTTTAACAGGCAATTATCTGTTAGCACTTGCTCTTAATCATATTTCTTCCATTCAAGATAAAAGGATACATATGATTTTATCCAATGCGATTATTGATGTATGCAGAGGCGAATTATTTCAATTCCAAGACCAATTTAACAGCAAGCAGACAATTACGAATTATTTACGCAGAATTAATCGTAAAACAGCCTTGTTGATTCAATTAGCGACTGAACTCGGTGCATTATCAGCTGATGCGGATTTACAGACAGCGAACAAGTTGAAAAGAATTGGACATTATATTGGAATGAGCTTTCAAATTGTTGATGATGTCTTAGATTTTACAAGTACTGAAAAGCAGCTAGGCAAACCAGTAGGCAGTGATTTGATGAATGGTCATTTAACATTGCCAGTACTTTTAGAAAGACGTAAGAATCCTCAATTCAAAGCTTTGATTGACTCCTTAGGACCAAATAGCCCTAACGAAGACTTTGAGTATTGTGTGCGTTACATCCGTTCATCTGAAAGTATAGAACAATCAAAAGCTATAAGTAAGCATTATCTTAACAAAGCGTTGGATTTATTAGGTGATTTAGAAACAAGTCCTGCTTCGACTTGGTTTAAAAAGTTGATCAAGCGTATGGAATCACGAAACACTTAA
- a CDS encoding HU family DNA-binding protein produces the protein MNKTDLINAVAEQAELTKKEAGLAVDAVFESIQNSLSKGEKVQLIGFGNFEVRERAARKGRNPQTGKEIDIPASKVPAFKAGKALKDAVK, from the coding sequence ATGAACAAAACAGATTTAATTAACGCTGTTGCAGAACAAGCTGAATTAACAAAAAAAGAAGCTGGTTTAGCAGTTGATGCTGTATTCGAATCAATTCAAAACTCATTATCTAAAGGTGAAAAAGTACAATTGATTGGTTTCGGTAACTTCGAAGTACGCGAACGCGCTGCCCGTAAAGGTCGCAACCCGCAAACTGGTAAAGAAATCGATATTCCAGCTAGCAAGGTTCCTGCATTCAAAGCTGGTAAAGCATTGAAAGATGCAGTTAAATAA
- a CDS encoding heptaprenyl diphosphate synthase component 1 — protein sequence MDSTLSTLKNQIQQKLNGIHRHEPVRYNQQLAHVLDEQNIPFQAKLACLAIDTSMSHLDSISGNNLSKNAILIGDLISAHFYTLTAEINDSIYLEAMSSAIIKVNEYKTSLHYKKLDREEMKNAILYIETIFPIITIQHFKPHAEIDEVTERLTAYAAQHHPSYLKGYSEIELNQVFEEMNCNIKQSRGN from the coding sequence ATGGATTCAACATTAAGTACATTAAAAAACCAAATACAACAAAAACTTAATGGTATACATCGTCATGAACCAGTTCGATATAACCAGCAATTGGCTCATGTTCTTGATGAACAAAACATTCCGTTTCAAGCAAAATTGGCATGCCTCGCGATAGATACATCAATGAGTCATCTCGATTCCATTTCAGGTAATAATTTGTCGAAAAATGCGATTTTAATCGGTGATTTGATTAGTGCGCATTTTTATACGCTTACTGCCGAAATTAATGATTCAATTTATCTGGAAGCAATGAGCAGCGCTATTATAAAGGTAAATGAATATAAAACTTCATTGCATTATAAAAAGCTAGATAGAGAAGAAATGAAAAATGCAATTTTGTATATTGAAACTATATTTCCGATCATTACAATTCAACATTTTAAACCGCATGCAGAAATCGATGAAGTGACAGAGCGCTTAACTGCATATGCTGCACAACATCATCCTTCATATTTAAAAGGATATTCTGAGATAGAGCTGAACCAAGTTTTTGAAGAAATGAATTGCAATATCAAACAAAGTAGAGGTAATTAA
- a CDS encoding demethylmenaquinone methyltransferase, which translates to MAKNKAEKEKVHTVFQNISTNYDKLNNIISFEQHKVWRKRVMKAMQVKKGSKALDVCCGTADWTIALSKAVGPSGEVIGLDFSENMLKVGEEKTKNMSNIQLVQGDAMNLPFDDNEFDYVTIGFGLRNIPDYVIALKEMNRVLKPGGMAVCLETSQPTIPVFKQGYQLYFKFVMPIFGKLFAKSKEEYEWLQQSAFNFPDRDELKALFQLAGFKDIEVKSFTGGVAAMHLGYKEKETAKGD; encoded by the coding sequence ATGGCGAAAAATAAAGCAGAAAAAGAAAAAGTTCATACGGTATTTCAGAATATATCTACAAACTACGATAAACTAAATAACATTATCAGTTTTGAGCAACATAAAGTTTGGCGCAAACGCGTGATGAAAGCAATGCAAGTCAAAAAAGGCAGTAAAGCACTAGATGTATGCTGCGGTACTGCAGATTGGACGATTGCATTAAGCAAGGCTGTAGGACCTTCAGGGGAAGTCATCGGCTTGGACTTCAGTGAAAATATGTTAAAAGTCGGTGAAGAAAAAACGAAAAACATGTCTAATATTCAACTTGTCCAAGGCGATGCAATGAATTTGCCATTTGACGATAATGAATTTGATTACGTTACTATTGGCTTTGGTTTACGTAATATCCCTGATTACGTTATTGCATTGAAAGAGATGAACCGTGTACTTAAACCTGGCGGGATGGCAGTTTGTTTAGAAACAAGCCAACCTACAATCCCAGTTTTCAAACAAGGTTATCAACTTTATTTCAAATTTGTAATGCCTATTTTCGGAAAACTTTTTGCGAAATCAAAAGAAGAATACGAATGGTTACAACAATCAGCTTTCAACTTCCCAGATCGCGATGAGCTCAAAGCGCTATTCCAACTTGCTGGATTTAAAGACATTGAAGTTAAAAGTTTTACTGGCGGGGTAGCTGCGATGCATTTAGGGTATAAGGAAAAAGAAACTGCAAAAGGTGATTAA